One Pangasianodon hypophthalmus isolate fPanHyp1 chromosome 7, fPanHyp1.pri, whole genome shotgun sequence genomic window, gtttcatgtttgttttcccATCTCTGTGTACACATTTTTCCTACAATCTCTGCCTCTGTAGTGACAATGGCTTGGATATTAATAAAACGTTGCTTTTGAacgaagcatggtggtggtagcatcatgttcagacttacccttggcctcttggttgcttctctgccTAATCCGCTAACCAAATTCTCCCATACTTTTACAACAATTttctatttgtaaataattttgctaacaatattgacttttttctCCCAAATTTCAACATCACAggttattttgtgtaaactccTGACATGAAATCccaattccaggttgtaacattaCATAATGTGGAAACTTtcagggggtgaatacttatgcaagccattGTACATagtttaaattacattaatttttttccccaggatgTTATTAATAAGAACAATGCCTCAGACCTTGACACCCAGTTTCCTTTAGTAACTTGTAATCCTCAGCTCTCACTTCCCTGTAGGATCTTTTTGTTGTGCTTCAGGATACATTTGAAATAtttcctgtggaaaaaaaacctttcatgCCAATCAATCTGTCATTCTTTACTTGTTTATTCTTTCATGGAAAAAAGGCAtgagattgtgtttgtgttagcaGTGTGAGGTTGTACATACCTATGCTGTCATTACTCGTGAGcactggaattaaaaaaaaaaaaatcccctttaCTCCATTTGGCTTGCTGACATGCTTCGGTTAAAAACTACAATCATCTCTCTCCACCTGCTACTTTTCCATTCTTGGGTGTTAGAACACTGGCATATTAGATATCAGGCGTGAAATCTCAAACTAAATACGGATTTAGCAAAAGATCACAAAAGGTGAAATATCATTCCTATTAAAATATCCTATTAGCACGAGAGCTCTTTATATATTTACGATACTTTTGTTGGAATTTTTTGTGACTGCATACTAGCAAACACAGATAAATACCAAGACTGagcaatatgtaaggaataatacacttggtgatgtgctactataggaaaataatcaacaatggggtggtgtgatgaagaggagttactgttaccactccaaagttactcattttccaataacaacatgtaACAGCatgagtgatttattcctcttatatcacagcacttttccaacaattacaatttttattaattaaagaatgtcatgtcctactttttatccatttatagttacatttactgttgtggaacaacggttagttcctgttctcacttacgttatagcagctataaatagtcgttcCCTCAACAACCTCTGAAgttaatatgattaaaaaaaaatgcaagttgTCATATTACctagaaaccacaaaacataGACTTCCCCCTGCTGAAAGACCTGACTGACTGTTActgagtgctgacactggagactccttccatgaatgaatacataaatctacccttacagaaaactttccATATCATACCATATCAACCATTTTATTATAtgttgttaaatatataattatgcgacatttttaatacaaaaaaagcaGATGATCAGCTTGGTTGAAGCGGTGCTTTGTCATCAAGGTGCGCTTGAAAACGTAGATCATTCATAGAGCTAGAATATAGCTATTCTGCATCTTTCTAAATCCAGCATGTATCTAAATCTCAAATAAGAAAGGGTTTTTGGTCATTCTTTGGAGAACATGGGGGAAAACAtggaggcaaaaaaaatggctgcatgacactcgacacactaaataGCTCTGGATATCGTGACACTCAAATAATTAGCAGCTCCTCCATTGTAACTAGCGAGTCGCATCTTTTTTGCATCACATACAAAGACTCAACTTATTGGTTGCGCTATGAAAAGGTTAGTGTGAACAGCTGAGTAACTCTGAGATGAAATCACTCTGAGGCATCTGCCATGTTTGATTGATGCTGGAAAATGGTTGCAGGGGGATGCTGTCATGCTAATGCAGATGAATTTTCCACTCAGAAGGTGTGAGGGACTGTGGCAGGATCTCAGACATGTCAGAACGTCCTCTCCTCTGGTTCCAGAGAAAACCCTGGGACACGTTTAGCAGGAAAACGATTCTTTCTGAGAGCGTTatcatacactgtaaaaaaaaaataatcttgtAAATATACCGTGTCTTACTTGCCCGGTTTCCAGGAtagtcattttcatttatatttacagcactGATACTGTAATGGcacattaaatgtatttttcatacaTGAACTGTATTTGTACTAGGTACGTAATGATCAGATGATTTGGATTGATGCAtcgatttaaaaggcaacaacTGAAATGATTCGAGGCAGCCATCCtaaacctattattattattgattataaatcGATTAATATTGAAAGAAGGACagacaactggtgtgtaaaaattattcttattttttaacaagTAAGCCAGCAAGATAATTTTTCCATAACTGTGATACTTTTAAAATCGTTCTTCTCTACACCTGTTGTGATTTAACGGTAGGCCTACCTCAGTTTCggaacaaagttggtcacatatcCATCAGAGGTTATTAAATTGATTCCTTTCGTATTGTACTGAGGGAGATTTAATATCGTCAATTATTGAATCATTGCCTTATGGAGTAAAATCGTAACGTATCATGTGGAATCCTGAGGTTTACACCTTTAATTTTTACAGGCCTACATACCGAGAAccgtatgtactgtatgtaagtgtaaaaacaccacaaaaaagAAGAGCTTCCAAACTTGAAACAATTTCAACTTTCAGAAAAACAGACATCAAGCATGTTTTTTAACCTCCCTGACCAATAAGGctgcaagaaaaaacaaacatggaggacaaagtgccAGCAAAAGTAAGCATTGTTAGTTACTTAGCAAATATACAGAGATTTAcaacattcattcactcatccattcatctcCAGCAAGCAATATATCCTGGtaagggtcacggtggatccggacCCTATCCTCAGAACATCCCGTATGGGattatatgcacacacacacacacacacacacacacagacacacacattcacagtgtagccatgttttgggaggttggaggaaaccagagaacacagaggaaacctTTTTAAACATGTAGAGAATGTGCAAATGTCCTCACAGACAgaaacccgagctcaggatcgaagcAGGAATCCaggaataaaattatatatatatatatatataaattagcCTGACAAAGTTCCATTCCTGCTTTACAGTATAGTTACATTAGAAAGTATTGTgctttctgatgttttttttaataaataaaaacactaattaGCAGATTAGCTagtaaatatattacaatagtgcagttatgttttcttttctagCAATTCTCTCAATTTCTCAGTGAGCGTTTCTTATTATAATTGATTCtaataaaagcttttttattaaacattagtgtttgggactcaCCCAGTATTTCCTGCCAGGACAAAGAACAAAGCCGTAGTCATGTTTGGCCCAAATACTAGCTTGATACATTTCCAATCCTGCTGAAATAGCATTTTGGATTTAAATTTACAGGTTTAAAATCTGCTGCAGAAACGGATAATCAGTGACGGATAACATTCACATCTGGAAGTGCTATTTGATGTAGCCTTCCATTCTCCTGTTATGATTAGCCAACATTCATTTGAACAGGAAAGGATATTTTTGGCAGTGGGAAAGAATGAGCACAAAATGGCCTCCTTTATCTCATTCATGTCATTATCACAAAATTTGGAAAAGACTCGCTGCATAATTCAGGAACATATTTGGTCGTTGTGTCCCATCCCTGGCCTAACAGTTGACTGTTGTCTGCGGCTGTACATTCCCGAGACAGGTACACAGTTTCACAGAGTGTACCACTTTCACTAATGAGATCGCtgtgtcgtttttttttttctgtcaggaAGTCGCAGCTGCTGAGAACTTCACTGATATCACTGTTTTCATCCGTATCAGGCAAGAGGAAGCCTGTCGCTGCATTCCACACACCCAGATCAATCCAGCAGAAACAATGTTTTAACCTTCAGCTGATTCCAGTCAAGATGATCAGGATTATCAGAAACTGGGACAACATCagagaaacacaacacaaacagcTGATAAATCTATAGACTTTATATAATGAATCAATAATTGTGTCATCAGCAACGAGGTTTCCCAAATCCATAAACGTCAGCATCAACAAATAAGGTATAAAACCCTCTCTGTCATGTTGTTGGAAGAAAATGATCAGCggtgaggtggtgtgatgaagcgaagttactgtttccaccctgacgtggattattttcctgtaacagcatgtcctgaagtcttttattcctcttacaccacaacaatttgacaaccattacagttttttagaatgacacattgtagtTTTTATACTCTGActgttactgacactggagactccttccatgaaacATAAGtcaacgtctccttacagaaaacttcaccagaacttcaccatataaacaatgacacatatttttaatccattgaTGTGGCGTGTTTGCTAtacaaatgagctgttactatatgTCTAATACACTATCACTaacagagatgctgttatagaagctgaatcaacaccttctgaccaatcagaataaagcaTTTATCAGCTCCGTgttataaatatagttaacaaatgtattaatgtattcagAGTTTAGTTTTGCtctggagctacgaggctaatgtagctaataatGGAGTTAGTAATAGAAATCTCTCACCTCAAACCACACCCAGTTGTTCAGCGATGTCACACAGACATGCCGATCATCTATAAACGTGAATTAAAAATCATCACGGTGAAGCTGAATGTTGGAACATTAATGGCGGCAGCCATTTTGGAGGATCGACATGACTTTTGACAAGAGGTTGTTTCTGTGCTAATAAATTGCCAACTTGGTGACTTATGCTTTTACTAGTAACTTTACACAAATTACAGCAAGCACCTCAGACCCCGCCTCTCCAAATGTGATGGTGGAATTTGATtgattatcttttattttaaacatagttTCTATATTAACAATGTTGTATATGAAGTATGAACATTGCCTAACTATTTGTGCATGTTAAGCTCTgatcaattaataaaaatatattaattttattttgagtGCCACCATTTCTTCAACATTTAAACCTGATGAGGTATTGATATACGAAACGTAGATGCACATTAACATTTCTGCTGGGACACGCGAGCGCTGCATCACCGTACTCAGCTGTGGTGCTTTGCTGTCAGAAACTAGCCCACAGTTTATCCCGAGGGATTAAACACTGCATTGTGTCAACACTGAGACCAGaacgcttctctctctccctcacacacaacTGTTTTGCTGTCATGAGTTAGAAAGACCTTTCTCGTTTTTCCCtccctgcttccaacacaaTGAGCTTACTGTTTGCACCTTCATCAGTTTGTTGTAGAAGACTCGAAACACCAAAAAGTCCAGGAGTGGAGGGATTTCCTGAACACAAGCGTCATAATGGGAGAAATgattatgtattaaaaaaaaaaaaaaaaaagcattcaacCCCTACAAACAGTGACTGTGCAGATTCTATCGTCTTGTCATGGATTAGCCGAGGTGGTGAACGTACCtgaatacttttaaaaattaaattcctCATATAGATTAGAATAGAAAAGTATAACCTCCTGAATTTACTCAAGGTATTaaagtaaaagaagaagaaagattcATGAGAAAGATTTTAATTCCTAATGATAAATCAGTGTCTTTTTCACCAAGGAACCAAGAAGGAAAATATTAGCTAaagctaactaacaacagcttcattcccatgttagctagcatgataataactaGCCGAATGCTAACTGCAAGCTGTCATTGACAAATACAAAGTggagctagatagatagatagatagatagatagatagatagattatatTGATGTGTATTAGGCCTGCTAATGTTTAGTTAAAgttttagatttgttaggaatttagatTGAAACTGTCTGATGCTAAAAAGTCACCTTATAGCTTTAAAGATAtgtgattatagagaaatgtagCATTTGAaatgtagtgagcagaaaatgGAGAGAtgtttcttttgaaatgtaggAAGCCTAAGGTATTAGGTGAAGAAAAAATACTTACAAACAGTCTTTGGTACAGTAATAAAGGAATTTTTATCTGAAGCTGCTTCGTTACACTAGCAAGTTAGCTTAATAGTTAGcaaaacattagctagctaataaatatgcTACAATAGAATACATTGAACAACggtatgtatgtatacagtatgtaagttTTTATGTCTTCTCAGTGAGTGTCACTTTAACTTGCTAAATAAATTCATATTCcgccataataataataataataataataataataataataataataataataataataataataataataatccaaacACAAAATGATGTGCACTCTGATGGAAAACTTGCAGTATTTCTTAtcttaaatgcatttttcaaaGACATGGCAGCTCTTTACTGAAAGCAAGAGCAACATTTCAGGACACAATAAATAGAATTTAATGTGGACAGCATTAATGTCCAGAAGAAAGTCAGAGGATGTAGTCACGGAACGAGTTTCAAAGTCCAGAAAAGAAATCATAAACCGGCAATGCTTAGCTAATCAGAGCTGTAATATAATAACTCGACTTGAGGTGATTTGCATTAAAGATGGCAGAGCAGTTGTCATGGCAACTGCAACCACATGGGGAAGGATGGTAAAGTGTACGCTGAGACAAGCTGAAGTGTGGAGCCTACTCTAGATCATTTCCCAGTAGACACTATGGTTTATTCTGTACCATAAGCCTTGAGTAACATGTGTGGGGTTTTATTTTACAACAGCtttctaattaatatttaatttaacagtatAAATAAcgtctaggtgtgaatgtgtgtatatgtatgatgAAGTGGTGTCTcattcagagtgtattcccacctcacgcacAGTTTTCCCGGATCCCATAGACTTCGGATCCACTGGAACGCTGAACAGGATACTACAGGAGGAGCTTTGTTTCTGCTCATCTTCTAATCATGATCCACTAGTACCCGTGCACCTAGGAATCTTCTTTAAGCACGCTGAATTGTAGCTTGTAGGTTTTTGCAGTTGTAGACCGAAGAACTGAAGTTGTAACCAAGTCTCTTGGACATGGGGTCAGTATACAGAGTCAGGATATCATCATGGATATCTCCTTCTGAACCTGATTGATTGAACCTGTGTGTGTAATGCTCTGTGACGGGCATCAGGGTGCATTACTGCCACACAGCCAGTGTTGCAGTGAAGGTCTCCAGATCCACTATGGACTACTGAAGACGCAGTAAAGACGTGGTTTAGTGGTTTAGTGATCTGGGATGAGCAGGGAGGGAGAGatctgattacacacacctgaaccttgtttcctcttctctcttcatATGACTTGTTTGAGTCTGTCCATCGGCATGCAGTTAATCCCAGGACCCAGGATGCCTTTTTCATCCTCCACACTCAACCACGCATATTACAACAAAGTGCAGGAATGAAACTGATATTAAAATCCCACTCTCCGACAAATGCAAGCTAATTTAAAAGCAGTTAGCTAGATGGTTAGCTATTTAGGACAACAGAAGGATATGGAGGCtgttcctaatttgcatatcatgcCTATTCATATATCCTTGCATATTTAATAAGGGCCATAAGTGTAAGTCATTTCTTGAGCAGAGTTTTAAAACAGACAGAAGTTTTGTAAGTGGATGACTGCTTCTAATCCCTGTTATAAGAGGCCTGAGAACCTTAAACGTTCCATGCAGAACCCAAGAGCTGAGAACCTTCCAGAAAagtttccaagtagaacctctttagaaAGCTAAAAGCCATTAAACATGTAAAGAGGAACCTTTTTAATGAGTACAGGTTTGATCCAAAGTCCCTTCattacagctaaaaaaaaaaaaaaggcagtaatGGTTTATGGAGAGGTTGTATGGTTAAACGGAGCGCGTGCCCGCGCTTCACACGTGCGCGCAATGAGCCTCCCGAGCCAAGCGCGAGCAGAGCGGAGTGCGCGCGCCGCGTCTCCTGGacttataaaacaaaaacaagagaaaaacaataaaagcagagggagagatgggactcgaaaaagagaaagcagagaCATGCGTCTTCATGGATGAAGATGTGTTTCACAGCACGATCGAGcccattcttaaaaaaaagaaagagaaagcgcGCGCGCCGCTACTGGACCGGGACCCTCGAGACATTAACGCACACTTAAAGGTAAGGCATTGAAAGAGCTGCAGAACTGCAGGGACTAAAGATGTGGAAGGGTTCtttttactgctgtgtgtgctgtgatcaTCAGCGCGCATACAGGCGTTATGAGCGCTCTTAGGCATTAGATCAGTTGAGATTGAATTAGTTGAATGATAtcggctgcgtcccaaaccgcatacTGAGTAGTAGGGTACACCTAGTAGCCTAGATCTGTAAAGCATTTGGCTTaatgcaataacacacacacacacacacacacacacacacacacacacaaagcaaatgGACTTCATGTTTCTTATCTTATCAGGGTgtacatactttttattttccacagtGTGTCTCTAAAGATAAGATGAGCATTTATTTCAAATGCAACACTCATCTGTTATGCTCTAAACAAGactgagtgatttttttttacctgagaTGTTACTAGAGTGTAGAAAGTGTCCCATAAGTCCAGCATCAtaggagatagatagatagatagatagatagatagatagatagataaatagataaataagcttttatttacagatcTTGCTCAATATGTCTGCTATCCTTCTCAAGACACAAATTTCTAggaatatataaaattatttggaTTTGTTCTTCCTTGTTCAGATACatcatgataaataaataaataaacaaaccctATGATGCTGGACTTATTGGACGTCCTGTACATTCTTTTGGAAATTTATTGGAAGATTCCCATATCTTTCAACTAAAATAACTACAATTCTGTAGCACTTGCATACATTCCCATTCCTATTCCCTATTCCATTCACATTCTCATTAATGTGattcttatttttaatcattcttattaaaaatcggcaataaattcaataaaacGAATCAAGTGAACGTAAGACTCTTGGCTCAGTGTTCCACTTGTCCGTTGCTGACCGCTTTACACCTCACATTTGTCTGGATTTGACGAAGAAATAGCTTTTTACTAAATATTCTGCCATTTTCTTTCTGAATTTTCTCAAGCACGAGGAAGCTACGACTACAATCTACAACTAAGCGAACGTGAGAAAGCAAGTCATTAACCTCCAAATCTTCAGAATGGATGTGTGATTGACGCTGTAATTGAAACTTCCCACATTTAAAGAGGATATAAAGCATATGAAAAGTAACTACGACCACGACTGCACCTCTGTTACATCTATACACACGCTACACCATCGTGCTCCACTATAGGCGGCCATTTTAAGTTTCAGTAACACCGCTGGTGGTTTATTATTTGCACATCATATTATGGTGTACAGAAGACTAAACATTAGTTTATGAATTCATACTTGCTACAGAATGTTTGGGACCTACACCCGAGTGCACACAGTGACGCAAAACTTCCATTAGTGAGTTCTGTGAATGCTCTCTCTGTTCCCGTTCCCTCTGCAGGTAGACTTTGAGGACGTGATCGCCGAACCCAGCTCCGTGCACAGCCTGGACTCGGTGTGGATCGGCAGCCACGCGCTGTTCGAGCTCATAAAGTTCAGCTTTTACCGGGTCCTGACGACGCTGCTGGCGATCCCGATGGCCTTAGTGGCAGGCCTTGTTTTCGCCATCCTCAGCTGCGTACATATTTGGTAATGAAACGAGACTTTTGGCTGGTTAAAAAGGTTATTTTTGCTTTGGggaacatttttttccagcagCAACACTAGCAGCATGTTTGCATTGGCTGCTGGCCATCGAGATAAAGAGTGGCATTAGGCAAAAGAAAATAcaggaaggaaaagagagagaaatcagaaatatgtttaatgcATATTATGAATTgtatacagtggcttgcataagtattcaccccccctgaacttttccacatttttagtGTTATAACCTGGAGATAAAATGGACCtaattgggattttatgtgacaaatctacacaaaatatcctATAATACTGAAATGGGGGAAAAGTCAACATAgtctgcaaaattatttacaaaaaaaaatgtaaaactgcaTACATATTCATCCCCATTGCTGTAAAACTTGTGAAATTTGTTCTGATGGAAACAGTATCCACCAGACGTTGTATAATTAGCTGAATTGAGTCAActtgtgtgcaattaaagtgtcacatgacctcatAGAAATAAACCTGTTCCTGATAAGCCCCAGAGTTTGTTTGAGAAcacacctaaacaaacagcatcatgaaatgcatccattaaatccattactgataaaaatggaaagaatatggcactgCCATATGGCTACTCCGCCTAGAGGAGTCTGTCCACCAAAAGGTCAGTGATTaagtaaagaggggattagtcagaaaagcaaccaagaggccaagggtagctcaacatgatgctatcaccaccatgcttcaaaATGTAGAAGAGGTAGTAGATACCATTGCACTCCACTATGTATGCAgtgaattatattatttatttattgaatgttTCCGACAGGATTCCATAATTGTTTTTTATGGTTCTCAGGTTGCACAGAATGGTTTTTGGAGATGACTGGAATGCAGTAATAGTTCAGCTATCAGTGGCTTCATCTTTTCCCAGATGgatttttagatttagatttggAATTTGATTCCTAAGAAGCAACAACTGACCAAAAATGTCACttatgcaggttttttttttcttttacagtcagggacccctttaaaaaaatccacagaccTGTAGAGTTCagtatgtaaatgtacagtatacaataatattttggcttttCATTGAGATTTCTTTAATTCCTGAATGTTCCACCCATAGAACCCATTGTTATTAAAATAGTCATTCGATTC contains:
- the cav2 gene encoding caveolin-2, translating into MGLEKEKAETCVFMDEDVFHSTIEPILKKKKEKARAPLLDRDPRDINAHLKVDFEDVIAEPSSVHSLDSVWIGSHALFELIKFSFYRVLTTLLAIPMALVAGLVFAILSCVHIWVVMPLVQSCMMTLPSVQVIWSSLMDTFVRPVLRSAGRCLSSISIKSCKADVL